One window of the Rosa rugosa chromosome 3, drRosRugo1.1, whole genome shotgun sequence genome contains the following:
- the LOC133736821 gene encoding ergosterol biosynthetic protein 28 translates to MKALSWWLMLVGSLRLVSVWFGFFNIWALRLAVFSKSPMTEVHGRTFGVWTLLTCTLCYLCAFNLDNKPLYLVTFLSFIYALGHFLTEYLIYHTMAIANLSTVGFFAGTSIIWMLLQWNSHQAQAALKSE, encoded by the exons ATGAAGGCGTTGAGTTGGTGGCTAATGCTGGTGGGTTCACTTAGGCTTGTCTCTGTTTGGTTCGGTTTCTTCAACATATGGGCTCTCCGTCTTGCTGTCTTCTCCAAATCCCCAA TGACTGAAGTTCATGGAAGGACATTTGGTGTCTGGACTCTCCTTACTTGCACGCTCTGCTATCTTTGTGCCTTTAACCTTGACAACAAGCCACTCTACCTAGTTACCTTCCTATCATTCATCTATGCCCTTGGTCATTTCTTGACCGAGTACCTAATCTACCACACCATGGCCATTGCAAATCTATCAACTGTCGGCTTTTTTGCAG GCACATCGATTATATGGATGTTGTTGCAGTGGAATTCACATCAAGCTCAAGCTGCGCTGAAATCAGAATAA
- the LOC133737049 gene encoding agamous-like MADS-box protein AGL62 translates to MMKKTNKSSQGRQKIPIAKIAKRANLQVTFSKRRSGLFKKASELCTLCGVEVAIVAFSPANKPYSFGHPEVDSLIDRFLARSPNFNISLADPCQQLGEAHKNASANELNMHLTRISNQIETERKRGESLDKLSKTSECWWENPVDELGLDELRILKAAMEELKKNVNEQANRIWMESSNTTSIANNSSSFFMMNNAHHKFETSRSSDQVGSESINIPRAYDFGFAGNIGLF, encoded by the coding sequence atgatgaagaagaccaACAAATCTAGCCAAGGTCGCCAAAAGATTCCTATTGCTAAAATAGCCAAGAGAGCCAATTTACAAGTCACATTCTCCAAGCGGCGATCGGGGCTCTTCAAGAAGGCCAGCGAGCTCTGCACACTTTGCGGTGTTGAGGTTGCAATCGTAGCCTTCTCTCCGGCCAACAAGCCCTACTCCTTCGGCCACCCGGAGGTTGACTCCCTCATTGACCGGTTTCTTGCTCGAAGCCCTAATTTTAATATTTCCCTAGCAGACCCTTGTCAGCAGCTTGGTGAGGCTCACAAGAATGCTAGTGCTAATGAGCTCAACATGCACCTAACAAGGATTTCGAACCAAATCGAGACTGAGAGAAAACGTGGTGAATCGCTTGATAAATTGAGCAAAACCAGCGAGTGTTGGTGGGAAAACCCAGTTGATGAACTTGGACTGGATGAGCTTCGAATACTTAAGGCTGCAATGGAGGAGCTCAAGAAGAATGTGAATGAACAAGCCAATAGGATTTGGATGGAGTCTAGTAATACTACTAGTATTGCTAATAATTCTTCATCATTCTTTATGATGAATAATGCCCATCATAAATTTGAGACCAGTCGCAGTAGTGATCAGGTTGGATCTGAGTCCATTAATATTCCTAgagcatatgattttggttttgCTGGGAATATTGGTCTTTTCTGA
- the LOC133736820 gene encoding uncharacterized protein LOC133736820, producing the protein MDPCPFVRILIGDLTLKFPSVSKPSFSTVHPSSSPCFCKIKLTNFPHQFSAVPLILDDSASAAQTTTTTTAAARSHSLNACFNLTKPQIETLSSKRPSLSISIYTGRRGATCGLNSAKLLGRVTVPLAELATAVSRPVVYQNGWIGIGGKKSGSGSGSGSSQSQFFLSVRAEPDPRFVFKFDGEPECSPQVFQVQGNVKQPVFTCKFGFRNASDMQSRSLSEPGTPRNWLVPFMGGSQKEQSAKERKGWSLTIHDLSGSPVAAASMVTPFVASPGSQRVSRSNPGAWLILRPEDGTWKPWGRLETWLERSGSDTVGYKFELLSTILANSTVSASNGGKFTIDLTSSLTPVNSPHSSFDFGSASGSSRPGSGSGSDFGFGLIPQLLQRGFVMSSTVEGIGKCSKPEVEVGVQHVTCTEDAAAYVALAAAMDLSMDACRPFSHKLRKELRQ; encoded by the exons ATGGATCCGTGCCCGTTCGTACGGATCCTCATCGGAGACTTGACCCTCAAGTTTCCCAGCGTCTCCAAACCCTCCTTCTCCACCGTCCACCCTTCCTCCTCTCCCTGCTTCTGCAAAATCAAGCTCACCAACTTCCCCCACCAGTTCTCCGCCGTCCCCCTCATCCTCGACGACTCCGCCTCCGCCGCTcagaccaccaccaccaccaccgccgccgcccGCTCCCACTCCCTCAACGCCTGCTTCAACCTCACCAAGCCCCAAATCGAAACCCTATCCTCCAAGCGCCCCAGCCTCTCCATCTCGATCTACACCGGCCGCCGCGGCGCCACCTGCGGCCTCAACTCCGCCAAGCTCCTCGGCCGCGTCACCGTCCCGCTCGCCGAGCTCGCCACCGCCGTGTCCCGCCCCGTCGTCTACCAGAACGGCTGGATTGGAATCGGTGGCAAGAAGTCCGGGTCCGGGTCCGGGTCCGGGTCCTCGCAGTCGCAGTTCTTTTTAAGCGTCCGGGCCGAACCCGACCCGAGATTCGTGTTCAAGTTTGACGGAGAACCCGAGTGTAGCCCCCAGGTTTTCCAGGTCCAGGGAAATGTAAAGCAGCCGGTCTTCACTTGCAAATTTGGGTTCAGAAACGCCTCCGATATGCAATCacg GTCACTGTCCGAGCCGGGTACCCCAAGGAATTGGTTAGTGCCGTTTATGGGAGGCAGCCAAAAGGAGCAGAGCGCGAAAGAGAGGAAAGGCTGGTCGCTGACGATCCACGACCTCTCCGGCTCGCCGGTCGCGGCGGCGTCGATGGTGACTCCCTTCGTCGCCTCCCCCGGCTCGCAGCGCGTGAGCCGGTCCAACCCCGGCGCGTGGCTGATTCTGAGACCGGAGGACGGCACGTGGAAGCCGTGGGGCCGACTCGAGACGTGGCTGGAGCGCAGCGGCTCCGACACCGTCGGGTACAAGTTCGAGCTGCTCAGCACGATTCTGGCCAACTCCACCGTCAGCGCGTCGAACGGCGGGAAGTTCACGATCGACTTGACGTCGAGTCTGACGCCGGTGAACAGTCCGCACAGCAGCTTCGACTTCGGGTCCGCGTCGGGTTCGTCGAGGCCCGGGTCGGGTTCCGGGTCGGACTTCGGGTTCGGGTTGATACCTCAGCTGCTGCAGAGAGGGTTTGTGATGTCGTCGACGGTGGAGGGGATCGGGAAGTGTAGCAAGCCGGAGGTGGAGGTCGGAGTGCAGCACGTGACATGCACGGAGGACGCGGCCGCTTACGTGGCGTTGGCGGCGGCGATGGATCTGAGCATGGATGCTTGCCGGCCGTTTTCACATAAGCTCCGGAAGGAGCTGAGGCAGTAG
- the LOC133735963 gene encoding agamous-like MADS-box protein AGL62: MVRKSKGRQKVEMVKMANDSNLQVTFSKRRSGLFKKASELCTLCGAEIAIIVFSPGRKVFSFGHPCVETVVDRFLTRNPPLHHQNSGTMQLIEAHRNANVRELNAELTQVSNELEAERKRGEELNRVQRASQGNCWWESPIEKMEMSHCEQLGGSLEELKKAVAKQVDRLLIQTTTNPNSYFAAGSSGHPTLIPNGGFNGMAVMPTHPHPHAWNPGYGRFF, encoded by the coding sequence ATGGTGAGGAAAAGCAAGGGTCGTCAGAAGGTGGAGATGGTCAAAATGGCCAATGACAGCAACCTTCAAGTGACTTTCTCAAAGCGCCGCTCTGGTCTCTTCAAGAAGGCCAGCGAGCTTTGCACGCTCTGCGGCGCTGAGATAGCCATCATAGTATTCTCACCTGGTAGGAAGGTCTTTTCCTTCGGCCACCCCTGCGTGGAGACTGTTGTAGACCGTTTCCTCACCCGAAACCCTCCTCTCCACCACCAGAACTCGGGCACCATGCAGCTCATCGAGGCTCACCGCAACGCTAACGTTCGGGAGCTCAATGCCGAGCTGACTCAGGTCTCCAACGAGCTGGAGGCCGAGAGGAAGCGAGGAGAGGAGCTGAACCGGGTGCAGAGGGCGAGCCAGGGGAATTGCTGGTGGGAGTCTCCTATTGAGAAGATGGAGATGTCACATTGTGAGCAGCTGGGGGGGTCTCTAGAGGAGCTGAAGAAGGCTGTGGCTAAGCAGGTTGATAGGCTTCTGATtcagaccaccacaaaccctaATTCGTATTTCGCAGCAGGTAGCTCTGGTCATCCAACTCTGATCCCTAATGGTGGGTTCAATGGAATGGCTGTTATGCCTACTCATCCCCATCCTCATGCATGGAATCCAGGATATGGTCGCTTTTTCTGA